The Bicyclus anynana chromosome 9, ilBicAnyn1.1, whole genome shotgun sequence DNA window AGGCACCCTTAGGCAAAGGCTCTCCAAGGACAGCTGCGATCCAAACCAGGACTTCTTCTTCTTGCTCCTTGTTTCTGACCTGCAAGCATTTGTTTATGTCAGACACGTAAATAAGAGTCAGTTTTTGAACAACAGCCATAAAATATCTGTTCCAGTGCCAAGTCGTTTGATGGTGGAGCGGTCGAATTCCAGAATCATCTCCTAAAATAACGTTAGCGCCAACCTACAGTTATTATCGCGTTGATGCGTCTGGAAAGCTTTTGAAACTAAAGGACTAATGCAACCCATAATCAAATGCAGCTGTGTGCTCCATCACGAACGCCACATTAAGAAAGATGAATGGAGACATGTTTCACTAAATATAGACGAAGTTTGAATCATCAATTTCATAATATAAGATGTACTTTAAAcatcaaaatattatgatttacaGAATAAATAATGGCTCATAAAATGAAGAATATTTTGAGAATGCTAAATATGATGTCCTTTGAATATGACTTTCACCGATCTGAATGTCAAAATATCAAACACTAAAAAACAAGTTAAAATATCTTTTAGAGTTTTTGCAACACTTTTCGAACTACTGAGAATaacttttatgttaaaaaaacagTCAAAAAGCCAAAAGATCAAGTTCTTACAGGCATTTTGGTGTTTTGTGGATACTTTGAACTCCAAACACGAATGGACTATCCGGGAGCGAATCAACAAGTGGACTGGCTTCGGAACCGCCCGCCCAAAGCAGTTCAGCGTCCACGGGGGCGTATGACGTCACTACGTGTTTTCATCATCCAAAAGCACACGTAATTATAGTCATTACTTCATTGCTTTCAGCTCATGGAATGAATgttttgattataatttattacaaataaaaatatatctttttttaaagatttgctATATTACCTTTAGGTGTTAATATTTACCGTTTCCCACTAATTagtcggaaagactgtgctaggagtaggCATGAGCGTAGTAAAGTGAGCAGGAATCGCATTTATGACCTTTTTGGTGTTGGGTACGACTCCTTTACCTTacagctattgaggcttcaaattaaaaacatgGTCCTGAACTAATTATCCACACCAATATCATAAACGCTAAAGAAAGTTGCCTCTTATCTTTTTATAACTAAACTGCTGAACCGCTGAAGATGAATTTGAGCGAAATATAGGCATATTTTAAATCCTGAAAAATCTGTGGTTCTTGTGAAAATCGGAATTTCCtgcgaacggagtcgcgggcgtcatattattattttaacttttcattttaaaaaataattttcaaatatagaatattcttttcgtttttaaaatatcgttgaatgTTTATCGGACCATTTCAAACGATCATTAAAATAGCCATGATGTAATTTCCGGTTTCGAATCTATTCCTGAAAGACGCTTTATTTTCTTTACGCCCGATTAGCGGAAACGCGTAAATCTTTCTCACTGAAATGTTGCTTTAATTCACTTTTTTCTCTGACATAGATACATTGATAAAAGgcatattttacatttaatacaAAGGTATAGCATAGTTTACCTATCgcttttttcacaaatattgTATATTCCTGTGGTTTTAGCAGTTGTATCTAGTTATACTATACTATCACTAACCATATGATTATGCTCAATGTTACTCTTATCAATATTTGTATTAGTAAAGTTCCGGTctttacaaatacaaatcttgataattgaaatattgtatttgtaaagtGATTCTGGTATCACATCATCATTTAtagctatattatataatgaattatgattttataatttctacatttgtttttatttaactattttatttttcattaataagtACTCGTATAAAGCCATCGATCATTTAGCATTTATTCAAATCAACTTTCAGTGAATTTCATCAGcaatttttaattaacctaAGAAACTTACTTAACTTAAGAAGtaacttaatttaactttactAAAAGGCTGATTGTATAGAAATAGATGAAACCTATGAAGTAGGTATACTTAAGATGAAAACTTTTATGATCGTGCTATTCCTCGTATAATGTCTGATTGCGTCAGCGTTTGTATAAATAAGGAGGAGATTAGCATTAATACAACTGTGAAATATttgttagcgcgttcaatcattaATCCAGCCGTTTCTacaattagattttattttgagtTCAGTGGCTGCTGTGATGTCAGAACAGAATTCGTGAAAACACTACAATGTAACTGTTTTTAAATTCAGAAAGGTTACAAAGTAATCATCTTaacatgtaggtatataaatctTTCAGATGTGAAGTGAAGATCTATGAAAAATATTGTtgattaaaaacttttaaaaaagatGCTATAATTACCCGTCTAAGGCAAAACCAAAAGGAAGAGTTTTGTTTTCAatagtatatgtatgtatttaagttTGTTCCTCCATGGTACATATTCACCCGATTTTGGGGAATAAGGTGTCAATCGATTTGTTATTACGACGGGTAACATAGGCcacattttaattgattttatgaATTCTGTCGACGAGTCAATATTCCCATATAAGCCCCGATTTTAATCGAGTATTTCCGTGAgcgatttttttgttattttgcaatttttgtcATAGGTTCACTTCTAAAGTTTTCATATTACAAGATCATTCCATTTCTTGATTTTTCTGATTTTGTAGCACAGCCGTATTTTGCACAGCATTTATTTAAACCtgtaataatgtatttaattgaTTGTTAAAACCCTTGAAATCATACTTTGCCAATCTACTTTTATAAACAACCATCGAATtcgaataaaaataagaaattaataaaaaaacatttataaataaatcttgcACTGGCATTTATCCAAGACATATTGAAGACATATCGTTATTTGAGTTAGGCGCGTGTCGGGAAACCCCTGATAATATTCTTAAATTATCTTGTacttttaaaaaacttatttaatttttatgtaacttctatttataaaatgaaaccCAAAAAATATATCCCAATAAAACCCAAGCCTACATTTTTGAATCGTTGTCAGCCGATTTTTACGACTCATTAAAGGACCAGGCGTCGTCataggagatatggagcttacccACCATACAACtccaagtaaaataattttcccaTTCTAACGTTACAGTGTGCCAACAAACGTGAGCCTGAAAAGGAGCAGGAGGCCCAGAAGTGGATCGAAGCGGTCATCGGAGAGAAGTTCCCCGCAGGCGTACCTTACGAGCATGCCCTTCGCGACGGCATCATCCTCTGCAAGCTGATGAACAGGCTCCAGCCCGGCATCATCTCTAAAGTGAACATCTCCGGCGGCGACTACAAGTTCATGGACAATATTAGCCAGTTAGTACAACTTTTCTCTTTTCCTAGTTCATCGCTAAAGTAacgctatttttaaccgatttaaaaaaaaggaaaaattcgtcagaatctttttttaatgtatagtTCACCGAGAACTCGAAGACGCCTAAATCtaattggaaaattctttttttttagtctttagtCATTGCGTCGTTTTCATCAATGTAGGCATAGAGAGGAATGTTAGGAGCAAGGTTTATACCTATGAAAATAAACGGaaggttaaataaaatatttgtgttgTTTGTGCTTACAGATTCCAAAAAGCGTGTATCAAATACGGAGTTCCAGACACAGATCTCTTCCAGTCAACTGACCTCTGGGACCAAAAGAACATCGCACTGGTGACACAAACGATCTTTGCTCTTGGAAGAACggtaaattaactttttatattactatttagATAATTCTGGGTTTACCTTACCCGAATATTATCCCACAAGATAAAAGAAGAACATTCAACAAACCATAAATCCATATACGTACTCGTATAgatattaaagtaaaacttctttcatcACGCTCGACTGTGGGAGTAAGCTGGTGATTGCGTtatgaaaagtgtaatcgggcgaagcgaacggacgttgagacTTGAGAGgaagagctaaagaagttttacttcagtagTGTGGTTTAGCGTACACTAAGAATGTTTGACTGTCTGTTACAGTTTCCCTGCTAAACTGCGAATCACTTTTCACAATCAGAATATAGACTCCTtttttcccggaaaaatccatgtttcctgCGCAATTTGTGACATTTAGATCTTCACGCGAACTGAGTGACGTTCGCTAGTACTAAACAACATAAACTGTATACTTGTACATAATGTATTATGTGCTGCAAGGTTAGCAGTTCTGGTCGTTAAGGAATATAGCAAATTGTGTTGTGGGCTACAGATCATTAGGCATTCTCGTCAGTGGTTAAAGTTGAGATTGCTACTAGTAATTAATAGAGAAGATCAAGAGGGCCACATAAGGGTCAAGATTCAGTATCTGAGGTGCCATAAGTTAGCTCTAATACTGGCCACCCTCCATCCATAAAGCCCACCTGCCTGCGGCGCTAACgtcttgacatccgataaaaaaacatacatacagccgaacgtagaacctcctcctttttggaagtcggttaaaaactgatCGGGTGTTGGTcgcgcgatgtgcatgacatcatgtaCCCTttgaccttcgtcattttataaatgttgaaagtttgtcagttcatCCTGTTACCAGGTAAACATTATACCTGAGGAGTTTGGACCATGATGGCTTTGGGTGGTCGTTTAGATATTGACAGTAGCAAGCACTCGACTTtgatattaagatttttatatttattttccagTCATACAAGCACCAAGAATGGCGTGGTCCTTTCCTTGGCCCCAGGCCTGCTGAAGAAAATCGCCGCGAATTCAGCGAGGACGTCCTCAGGGCAGGAGAGGCAGTTATCGGCTTACAAGCCGGTACAAACAAAATGGCGTCCCAGTCTGGACAAAACTTTGGTGCTTCGCGCAAGATTATTCTCGGCAAGTGAAGTACCAGGGAGTTAGGAATACGAAGCGTTAGACTCGAAGTATGACGCTGTGAAGTATGTACGGAAATAAATCCACTACGTCATAACTtactgtattatttatatttacctacttattttatttattgaactgtgactatttatatttttacattattattttaaataagtttttataaaagttactcataaaaatgtaaatttactaggtacctacctagtaggtattttatagcTACATTATTTTTGACTgcaaaatacaatgaaaattaaaatatattttgtttataggttattatttgttttaaataaattacctacttattaaattgtgttaaattaataatgcctagaaataaaataaaattatgtatttactatACTTAATTTGTATGTAGAATAATAAGTGTCTCTGCATAGTGTCTATTGAGCTGTAAAAATGCTGTGATCTCAGAAACCAAAAATGCTAAAAATCAATCATCCAAGTACCTTTCACCTTTCAAAATATAGGTAAAGTTGTCTCCGAGCCTCCAAGCCAGGTCTAACCTAGGTTTTCGCCGAGTGCATAGCTACACTTTAAAGAGGCATATTTTTGTgctagatttttttattgtgttttatgAGGCGTGCATATTtgcattttagattttttttttcattttcaattttattgacaaaatcGTGGCGCCCGCGCCGCTTTGCCACGACCCCTTAATGTCGCCTGGGACTTGCCTCTCTTGCCCCCACATCAATACGCTACTGcgtattgttttttttgacTCGTACTACCCtcataatgtcataatttatgcATAGGAGTGAGGTAATGCCAAGTAGGTAGTGAAAAAGGTAATGCTGAGTTATCATATTTGAACAATGATCTAAAATACtgaattttcaagattttttataatctgtataaGTAAGTATCATAAGATTTGAATAGGGCGagttctgaaataaaaaatattactatacctacgtattgttttattgattaataaattaccTAAATATCGGTAGGCACGTAACGTAAAATATCAATGTAGGCCGCGTATGCCGAATAGAGTATTATCCTTATTTTTATCACTAACGGAGCATCGTACtgacgaaaaataaaaataaaatatttttatttttcgtcaGTACGAATTCAACTGGTTTTATGAATTACCGCCATCTAGTGAGCGATAGAATACATAGTTTGACATTTGCTTCACTACGCCTACACAAGCTTTGCATATTTTTGTATAGGTGGCAGTTTAAGACGGATATTCAAGGTCGCTTATAGGGTTGTACCGTTAAACGATATTTTCGTTGTAAGTCGATTTATTATCGATTATATTTcgattaaaatgtaaacaaagtatatcaaaactgaggcaaacaaaaGCGCTCATTGATTCGCACAGTAaacaactatttaaataaattacacctAAATATCGTATACAATGTCGAAATGTGGCTTTAGTAACTGTAAAAACTGTGTTTGAAAAGGcgaagtttgtgtgtgtataaaTATGTTTGATTCtcatttacgctgcggctactcaagcgatttggctgaaatctaaaataaaaatagattttactctggatttacacattgggtacttttcatcccggaaaaatctatggttcccgcggggttcgagaaaaactgaattccacacggacgaagtcgcgggcgtccactagtagtgccattatattattttcactgTCATGTGCCGGCGATACGCAAGTAGATAAGTATATCAAAGAGTTCACCGTCCaagtggacgtccactgctggcataggccttttgtatggacttccgaATCTGAACAccacggttttttttattctttacaagttagctcttgactacaatctcacctgatggtaagtgatgatgcaatctaagatgaaagtgggctaacttgttaggaggaggatgaaaatccacactccttccggattctacacggcatcgtaacggaatgctaaatcgcttggcggtagttagttaggtccaatttcgagaaagaggtgaattgccgaatccagctcggctgggcaacgttcgggaaactccgacatcttttcgtccgaaattcctcagtgctttcGATCGATCGAAGACTTTCATCTTCAatgaaagtcttcgatcagtgcgtattgccagtgatgacctacggatccgagacttggtcgctgactatgggccttattagaaggctcaaagtcactcagcgggcgatggagcgagctatgcttgaagtttctctgcgtgatcgaatcaggaatgaggagaccCGCAGACAAACTAAAGTCAatcacatagctcagcgagtcgcgaagctgaagttggaatgggcaggccacatagttcgtagagctgatggacgttggggtcccaagatgctggaatggcgacccgcaccagaaagcgcagtgttggtcgaccccccactaggtggaccgaggatatcaagcgagtcgcagagattcgctggatgcaggtggctcagtatcgtgatgtttggaagtccctataagaggcctatgtcctgcagtgaacgtccatcggctgatatgatgatgatgttgatgaggTCATTTTGTTGTATATATAGCTCCCAGGGAAAATAAACTGATTTAAACAGGAATTCGTTATTACTGTGCAACCTCACTAAAAcagtgaataaaaataattaaaaatactttttgttgagtaggcaaccaattttttttgtgtaaaatcatagaaaaatttatgtaaaaaaaaacatttaagctaataaattgcaataaaaagtgAATCGTATCATATGCAGTGCGGGTACAGCTgctgtaggtacataataaaattacgataaataaataaacctttgTACCTAGGTCATGCAGGTAGTCTGTTGGCGTACGTCTGACTAGGACCGTAAACATTACCTATTGTTATTCCTGTGGTAAAGAATGTTGGTTAGgtcttacaatattaattttgatactggTTTTGAACATCGATTAAATTTTTAACGATAAATATCGACTTTGACAGCTTATTAATCGATTATTCATCTGCGCACCTGAATTTTAGTCTGTTGCTTGTACAacactattattaaataacaagcTGAATGGTGAGACTTGTTGTGGTTATTGTTgtggaatttaaaattttatttgtggACATATCGATACAAAAAAGCGTTTATTTCCTAGAAATATGCGACCCCACTGTGAGAAGAACAGAAAATGATAACATTCGGGGGAGCGAATACTTCAACGGCGCAAGAGGAATCTGGTAAGAACTTGGCTGTTGAATACGACGGAGTTCGATTATTTTTGAATTcttattttgaaaactttattttttaattaggcgACGGTCGGAGTATTTGCGAGAGCGTTTGCAGTGATGGTTCCAATGCAACTGTGCAAGCTGGGGCCCCTAACCAGAGGCCCCGTATGGACATCGCATGCGTTTTGGACATAAACCAAACATTGAACTTGGCTCATAGGAAAAGGGCATTAGAGGAAGTCCGTTTAGCTTCTGAGCTTGTGAATGCTAACGTACATCACATACATGTAAGTGATTAATTTTACTGCATAATTAGATCACAAGGTTTTGTAGTTGGATTTTAGATtgcataatttattttgctCACTCTAAGGAATATTGCCTCGTCCttgttttatcataaaaagtGTGATAAGCTTGGGTACTACAAAATCATTTCAAACATAAGTTCAGCCCCATAACTCTGTAGCTATTGAAGTTTGATATTTAAAGACAGTAATCTTAGCTagaacttttaattttataaaacttgaaagtttgtcaacctATGTTTCTACTGGCGACATATACTGTATAGACTGCAGATATGTTAAACTGTGTGCAAAATTTCTTCCCAATGTTAAGTGGGGAGTAACTATTTGACAAGATTTAACATAATCTTCCATCAAATCTATGGACTGTTGGTACAATGCATGTCGCTGGTTTTTACAATAGAGCTAAAGACTATTCCTCgaaatagctcaacagtaagaacggtcggacttaacaccaaggggtggtggttcattCCGcaccccattggtctattgttgtatcCACTCCTGacacagtttttcccgactaattggatgGGAATGgaaaaattggtcatatttaaaaagatatggcaaatattcttttaataaaataaaaaaaaaatcttgtggTATATTTGATAGTTGACTAATAAGGTCCACAGCATCAATTTCCCAAGTATAAAGtggaattttctttatattttctttgggATAGTGTAGGAAATCTTGCCCTCAGTCACCAGACACTAAAGTTTGTTACACCCTTAAAGTTCTATCAAATCAAGAACATATATAGTGTTGTGTTTCTCACCCTGCaaataaaaatcacaattaTAGTCACATTGACTTTAAGTTGGATATTAAAGAATGTCTAATTATATGGGGCTGGCACCCAtatggtgaatccatgaaatCCCAAGATATTTTCTCTGGTCTACATTGTGGCccaataatgataatgactaggTTTTGACTGATTTCTTACAATATACAATAGACCCAGCATCCACACTGTTATCATAGGATGCTAACATTTTCTGTGTATATTactcaaatattatatttccttACAGTTTGAAAAGCTTGACTTTGGCGAGACGAGTGTGTTGGACACATTCTACAATGCTGATGTGGCCCTAGTAGATCTCAGCGTGCAAGTGCAACAGAGCTCCCTACTCTACCACCTGGGAGTTAGAGAGAGCTTTGATATGAAGGAGAATGTGCTGCTTTATAATGATGTTGATCCTGATGCCACATTAAGACTTAaggtactattttttttcttataataatattaataagactTTTATACAGATTTGTTTGTCTGCTTGTCTTTTTAGAGTGGTTAGCTTTTAGTTGGATTGAATTTTTGTACATCATAAATGGTCAAAtgtctaattatattattaactagctgacgcagcgtggttacacccgcgtggttcgcgttcccgttGGATATCAATTTCCAAAATATAAAGTGGAATATTTTCCACAAAACACACAAAAGCAATCTTATGGTCTAGCATAAGAATGCTTTTGCAAACAATCACAATAATATCAGACCAGATCTAAGCTAATTTAGAAAACGTATAATCCTAATTTGATCAAAGCTAAATCCAAGACCTGTTTGTTacattataacaaaaattatgaaTCATAAATTAATCTCCACCTCCTCATTGGAGTTCTAGGCTTGTAAAAGCTAGTTTTGGTTTTATGCTCAGATATCCTCATGTACCTACATACGTGCAAACATTAGACAGTTATCAAAGCCTTGAATGATAACAACTCAATAGTTGTTACTCTCAATTTCTCAATTGTAGTCATATAAACTCAATCTGTATGCCGACTAGCTCAGTATAGTACATGTTTCACAATAAATGGCTCCATCTGTAGATACTTAAATAGTCCAGTATGAATGTAGGATAGTAAATACTTAAAGTATTTAATATGTTAATTGTGAGTTTAGAGTTTGACAAGTTTTAAATTTAACGTGAAAGCGTAtgaaaacgcgacgctttttttcgagcagtgttgcattttcaattttgggcattggaaataggccttcatttaacttcatactatatttgagtgttttttaacatccgttaaaaaaactctcgtgcaaatgagggtttacgttttcaatataatattccttatgccggatcttataCTATAATAGTTCTATTCACAAAGTTACAGCTATTATGTTTTCATCGGCTTTTTGATTGACCTGTAAGCGGGATTTatggtaataatataaatgaagttTGGATATTGTACGCGATTTTGTTTTACAATTCGGGTAGATTGTGCCCTGTCAGAtcctttaatttcttaatgctataagaaataaaaacattgattgttttttatattatcagttTGTATGTAAAGTCCCTCAATGTCTGTAAAATCAGTCGATTATACAAAAGCAATTGCATCTCCTATACTTTTATTGACACAAGAATACACATTTATATTATGAATCATCTCGAAGTTTTTGATTACTTAATTGGTACTActgcatattttttataagtgttctgcatatt harbors:
- the LOC112058319 gene encoding muscle-specific protein 20, with amino-acid sequence MPGRPIWQCANKREPEKEQEAQKWIEAVIGEKFPAGVPYEHALRDGIILCKLMNRLQPGIISKVNISGGDYKFMDNISQFQKACIKYGVPDTDLFQSTDLWDQKNIALVTQTIFALGRTSYKHQEWRGPFLGPRPAEENRREFSEDVLRAGEAVIGLQAGTNKMASQSGQNFGASRKIILGK